The Kribbella shirazensis genomic interval GCGTACGACGTTCGTCAGCGACTCCTGGATGATGCGGAACGCGGCGCGGTCCAGGCCGGTCGGCAGCGGGCGCGGCTCGCCGTGGACGATTTTGTGCACCTCCAGACCGGCACGCGACGTACGGCTGACGAGGTGGTCCAGGTGATCCAGACCGGCGACCGGCTGGCGGGGCGCGGACTCGTCCGACTGCCGCAGGATGCCGACGATCGAGCGGAGCTCGACCAGGGCTTCCTTGCTGGCTTCCTTGATCGCGGACAGCGCCGGAGCGGCCTGCTCGGGTTGCCGGTCGACCAGGTGGAGCGCGGTGGATGCCTGCACGTTGATGAGGGAGATGTGGTGCGCCACGACGTCGTGCAGTTCTTGAGCGATCCGGAGGCGTTCCTCGCCTGCACGGCGTAGCTCTTCCTCCTTCCGGGTGCGGGCGGCGGCCATGACCCGGTCGCGATGCGCGCGGAACAGTTCGCCGAGGAACCCGAGGACGGTGAAGCACGTGCCGACGAGCAGCACCTGGTACACGCCCTGCTCGTTGATGCCGAGGATCATCCGGCCACCGACGTGGCCGACGTACAAGGTGACCAGCCCGATCCAGCCTGCCAGCCGATGACCGAGGCGGATCGTGGTGAAGACCGCGATCACGAACGGGAAGACGACCGGGCCCCACGGATACTCGAGGAGCATGTACGTCAGCGTCGAGACAACCGTTGCCCACAGCACCGGGACCGTGTTGGTCCGCAGCCAGTACAAGGAGAGCCCGGCGATCATCAGCAGGACGACCATGAACCAGTCGGGCTCATGACGGTCCACCTGGCCGCGGGACGCACCGAACGTCCCGACCACCGTGAACACGGTCACCACCAGCGGCAGCAGGACGCGCCAGATGCGCGCCCCGTAGCTTGGGCTGGTGTCGGTCGTGCTCACAGTACGAAACCGTAGACGGCGCGCGGGGCGGGTGTCATCGTCGCCACGGAGTACACCGGCCTGCGCCCGCTGCGGTAGTTCAGTACTTGACCTTGTAGATCTTGTCCTCGTACGCCGGGCCGTAGTACTCCTCCAGCGTCGCGAGGTCGTCGTCGGGCCGCTCCAGCGCCTGCGCGATCCGCGCGCGGCGCGCCACCGCGTCGGGCTGCCAGGTCTCGGGCTTCCACAGCTTC includes:
- a CDS encoding sensor histidine kinase yields the protein MSTTDTSPSYGARIWRVLLPLVVTVFTVVGTFGASRGQVDRHEPDWFMVVLLMIAGLSLYWLRTNTVPVLWATVVSTLTYMLLEYPWGPVVFPFVIAVFTTIRLGHRLAGWIGLVTLYVGHVGGRMILGINEQGVYQVLLVGTCFTVLGFLGELFRAHRDRVMAAARTRKEEELRRAGEERLRIAQELHDVVAHHISLINVQASTALHLVDRQPEQAAPALSAIKEASKEALVELRSIVGILRQSDESAPRQPVAGLDHLDHLVSRTSRAGLEVHKIVHGEPRPLPTGLDRAAFRIIQESLTNVVRHARATSATVRIQYGEQTLVLQIDDNGESLTGPPTEGNGISGMRERATALGGTLTANPTPAGGLRITATLPL